From the Cardiocondyla obscurior isolate alpha-2009 linkage group LG08, Cobs3.1, whole genome shotgun sequence genome, the window ggggggaaagCTACCGCTGGTGTCTTCGTCGAGGAGGAGCAGAAGCGAGCAGCCGAGAAGTTCAAATGTTGTGTCGCGTGCAACGTCTGCGCTTGGCCAGCGAGCAACCGGACAGATCCATTTCGCGCCTGCCCGGTTACCCGGCCGCACGTCGAGCTTAACCGCGGCGGGACCCACCAATTAGTCGTGTTTGCGCGCTGATGTGACGACTCAACGCCGAAATCTGTTACGTTCCGGGCGGCACGGACACCGAGGAGATCCATGTAATTCCGCATTCCTCCCTTTGCCACTTATGTCACTCGAACGGATTTTTAATAGgcgaattagaatttaattagaaacacGCATTGATCTCGGTTACGTATTGTTGATAGAGTCCATTTGGTCACCAGTGGAGTCTGGGTTTTCAGGTTGTATTTATCCATGTGCCTCTCATTATGGTAACTGTCTTTTGCATAGATGAAGCTGTTTGGCTGGATGCTGGTAGAAAGGTTTATTAACGAAACGGCATGCTTGTAAGAGTCTGGCCGCGCACCGTCACGTGGGATGAATGAGGAAGAATTATTGAAACGGTCTGCCGCAGAGCGCGATAGGATTTTCAGTTGCTATGACCGTGGACGGGAGGGCGTCGAGATTGATGCCTGGGAAGACCCTGCCTTTGAGGTTTATCACACTACGGATAGATATGGATTCATACagtatgcaaataaattaaaatttttattgttaaaattataattttatttataattaattataatttattgttaaaattataattgtttaactttcgtatttaattatatgagaTAACTGGAGTTCCTTGCATTTTTAGCGATAAGAGACTACCGCAGAAGCTGGATAGGGATGAGGTTAAGCTGAAGCGTGTGGAAATGGAAAGAGTAAAGAAATGGGAGAAGATGACGAAGCAATGGGACAGTGCCTCCACCAAAGAGAAATTGCGGCGtagaatatgtaaaggaatACCTGACAGATTTCGTGGCCAAGTCTGGGCCCTGCTTCTAGGcataaaaaatctgaaaagGGAGCAGGCGGGCAAGTATGAAGAGATGCTGCAGTTGGCACGCCAATGGTCCACAGAGATACGGCAGATTGATGCCGATGTCGCCAGACAATACAGAGATCATATTAACTATAGGTGCAAAtactgcaaaataaatatattagtaCGCGCCATTAGAAGGcatgcattttaataaaaaagttgaaaatatgttaataatttttttagagagaGATATAGCATAAAACAAAAGTCCATGTTTTATGTACTCGCCGCTTACAGCATGTACAACATGGAGGTAGGGTATTGTCAAGGAATGTCTGTATTAGCTGGTCTCCTGTTGCTTTACATGGACGAGGAAGACGCTTTTTGGGGCCTTTCTGTGTTACTTGCCGATCAAAAATACAGCATGCACGGTTAGATATcctttttcatattaaaataattttttagcgatacgtttttctataattatatcatatactctttaaaacatatatttaaaaaaattatcgtccACAGGTTTTtgaataaacaataaaaataaaaaaatgtattaaatcctaaataaatgtatcatgaattaaaaaaagcacAATGTAGGTTTTAAATGTTAAAGGTCGATCGTATTTTCGAACCTTTGGACGGTactgatatttatattaatattaaagttttttcaTGTACAATATGTGTTACAGGCTTTTATGTCGATGGATTTCCAAAATTAAATCGCTTTATAGAGCACCATGACAAGATAATGAACAAATTTTTGCCGAAGCTGAAACGGAAGATGGATAAATGTGGCTGCGATTCCATACTCTATGCATTAAAGTGGTTTTTTGTTGTCTTTCAGGAAAGagtaggtttttttttcactttatGGTATCTTATTACACtctttagttttatttaacatttttttattatacttttttagcACTTAACTTTTTATTGTACGTTATATATAGCAACTGCTTCAAATACCAAATATTTTTACTGACGAGCTGACTcaacaaattttactaaaaattttataattttattgtaatttaaaaaaagccTATTAATGAATGCACTCGTAAAAATATGTGTATTGTGTAATATTAGTGAACGTTTATATTCTTAAGTATtagtgatattaaaaaattaatctatattttGTAGACTCCTGTTAGTCTCGGTCTTCGTATTTGGGACATATTTCTGTTGGATGGTGATCGTATATTGCCGGCAATGGCGTATACCGTGATGAAACTGCATAAGCAATATCTGATGCCGATGGAGAGCCTTGATGAATTCTGCAACTATCTGCAAATTAAGCTGGAAAAAGATTTCCGTTTTGATGACGACACCGTGATAAGTGCGATGGAGCGCAATATGGAAGAGTTAAAGCGTGCCAAATTAGATTACCCGGGTAGCCCGTTGCCGCACGAATTGCCCCGTTATCCGTTTGGCACTTTCCAGGAACCTACATTTACCAGCAAGGTATTgctagaatataattttttggcTTTTTATCGgcagataaatattaacaatatttttttgacaataacgttgtatttttattcgtctaatttctaataaattattaaatattacttctTTTAAAGTAGAATATTTCATAAcggagttttatttaaatataatcgatAATTACGCGTTCagttatttttgttaaaaaataatataataagaagCACCGCATTAAAGTATAGACAGTTTAACTTTGCAATATTATTCACATTATTGTTTTAACGAATTACAATACAGGAATTTTTTACAGTAAGTATGACAATATATTTGCGATCAAAgcttgattattaaaaaaattagttacgAATAATGTTTCAAagtttttgattaattttgcTGTGATAACATactcgttatatttattaggTTGGAAGGCGAAGCGAAGAATTTAGCGAAGCTCAACATGTAATGCGAGAGTCTGTGGTGCAGCGCAGGGACATGGCACTGATCGACGATGGCAGGGAGAGTACGACGCCTGTCGAGCCGACCAGTGGCCTTGGCGGTGAGTTTAGAGATAGCTGCGATACGTTATACGATAGCACAGACAGTATTTTGCGCCTCGAGCACGGCAACGAGTCCGAGAATGAGGATGACACCGACTCAATCGTCCTGACGGTTATCTACAACACTAGACTGTGAGCGGAGCGGTGCTTCGTCGCGACGAATATCGCggcgtgataaaaattttgctcAATGAGATCTTATAAGAGTATATAGTTTGTAGACCTTTCTTAGAAAGAACCTTTATCATGATATTAAAGCAGAAGGAATATGTTTTGTTAGGTAGCACGTAATCGTACAAATGATATATACCACAGTTCTGTATGGAAATGGTACTGGAAATATtaacagaatatttttctatgtGAAATATCACAAGTAGTATGTTAATTTGCGCTGTTACTTCAGATAATGGAACGGTTATTCGAAAGAGAATAGAGagtataatatatgcaattGTGTTTATACATGCATTTCAGGAATGCGCTCagaagataatttattaatcttatataaatttttttttt encodes:
- the Rn-tre gene encoding USP6 N-terminal-like protein, with translation MNEEELLKRSAAERDRIFSCYDRGREGVEIDAWEDPAFEVYHTTDRYGFIHDKRLPQKLDRDEVKLKRVEMERVKKWEKMTKQWDSASTKEKLRRRICKGIPDRFRGQVWALLLGIKNLKREQAGKYEEMLQLARQWSTEIRQIDADVARQYRDHINYRERYSIKQKSMFYVLAAYSMYNMEVGYCQGMSVLAGLLLLYMDEEDAFWGLSVLLADQKYSMHGFYVDGFPKLNRFIEHHDKIMNKFLPKLKRKMDKCGCDSILYALKWFFVVFQERTPVSLGLRIWDIFLLDGDRILPAMAYTVMKLHKQYLMPMESLDEFCNYLQIKLEKDFRFDDDTVISAMERNMEELKRAKLDYPGSPLPHELPRYPFGTFQEPTFTSKVGRRSEEFSEAQHVMRESVVQRRDMALIDDGRESTTPVEPTSGLGGSKFSFDPSLDENASPNGSRRSLAETSVTSTADLSVFSSATRSQALDNSLDTQSNISNASSGSGGLPTPRATPHQPSPDVVRIYVPYTSPTYTSSAVASYKDDLPRTLPRSLDTNKIRIRVDPDQTPIVENLKPFTLESPEVELDLK